From the Bacteroidota bacterium genome, the window GCGGAAAGAAATATGTGATGATGAACGCCCCTTCGACCTCGGTTTCCACCATCAGGCACCTGATTCCCGGTATGAAAAGCCCGACAATCGTTCCTCTCGCCGACCCTTCGATGGTCGCCGTTCATTCGGTCGTCGGGGAAGAGGTTTTCTGGGAGGTGATGGAACGGCTCAAGGACGCCGGCGCGACCGATATTGTTGTCGTACCGATTGAGAAATTTATCCCGTAATGAGATGATACGGCTCGAGCTCGAAGATATATATTCCCCGGAGAGCGACAAACTCATTGCGCGGGAGCCGATACTGGAGGGGGAGACAGCCTCCACGGTGGAGGCGATCGTTCGCGAAGTCTGCTCACGGGGGGATGCGGCGATTCGCGCGTACACATTGAAATTCGACGGGGTGGAGATCGTGGACCTGGAAGTGACCCGCAGAGAGATCGATCATGCAGGGGACATGCTTCCCCCGGAGCTGAAAGAAGCGATCGGGGCCGCCGCGGAGACAATTCGTTCGTTTCATCAGGCGCAAATTCCTCCAACGATCGGAAAAGAGACCCGGCCGGGTGTCTACTGCCGCAGGGAATGGCGGCCTATCCAGCGCGTCGGTTTGTACGCCCCCGGGGGCTCTGCCCCGCTCATCTCGACGGTGCTGATGCTCGGGATACCTGCAACACTTGCCGGTTGCCGCGAGATACTACTTTGTTCCCCTCCCAACATGTCCGGGGAAGTTGAACCGGGGATCCTCTATGCGGCAAGGCTCGCCGGCGTCCGGAGGATCTTTAGGGCGGGTGGGGCCCAGGCGATCGCGGCCATGTCCGCGGGCACCGAGACGATTCCGAAAGTCGACAAGATCTTCGGACCCGGGAACAGGTTCGTGGCTGCAGCGAAGGCGCGGGTCTCCGTTGGAGCGTCCGGCGTGGAGATCGACATGCTCGCGGGTCCGACCGAGCTTCTGATCATCGCGGATGATTCTGCGAACCCGCGGTGGGTAGCCGCAGACCTGCTGGCGCAGGCGGAGCATGGAGTTGACTCCCGCGTCGTGCTCGTGACGACACATTCCCGCATCGCGGATGCAGTAGAACAGGAGTGCGAGCTTCAGCTCCCGTTCCTGTCCAGACGGCAGACGATCAGGTGCGTTCTCGAAGCAGGTCCCGCCATCGTCGTCCGCACGCTTTCCGATGCGATCGAATTCTCCAATCGCTTTGCGCCGGAGCATCTCGCTCTTGCCGTGAGGGAGGGAGAACGGTTTGTCCCGAAGATCCAAAATGCAGGAGCGGTGTTCGTGGGCGCCGCCGGTTCGTCAGTGTTCGGGGACTACGCCTCCGGGCCCAATCACACCCTGCCGACGGGAGGGACCGCGGTGTGCAGGGGCGGTCTTACCTTGGAGTCCTTCATGAAGCCTCTATTTATCGAGACATTCACTTCGGAGGGCGTTCGCTCGATGTCGCCGATCGTAATGGAGCTCGCGAGGGCGGAGCGTCTCGACGCTCATGCGCGCGCCGCCGAGATTCGGGGCGAAATAGCATGATCGATAGGATCATCCGGAGCCATCTGAGGGGGTTTCATCCCTACACCTCCGCCCGGAGCGAATTCGCCGCGCTCCCGGGGGGCGGCGGCGGGAGGACAATCCTTCTCGATGCGAACGAGCTTTCCGCGGGTAGTCCGGTTGCCTGCAACGGCATCCCCCTCAACCGTTATCCGGATCCGATGCAACAGGAATTGAGAGGGAGAATTGCCGGGCGGCTGAGGGTGAGCAGCGATGAGATATTCCTCGGTGTAGGGTCCGACGAGATCATCGATCTGCTCGTCCGGCTCTGTTGCGATCCCGGAACTGACAGCGTTGTCATCCTCGGGCCCACCTACGGAGTGTACCGTGTTGCCGCCAATCTGAATGCCGTCGCAGTGGTTGATGCGGAGCTCGAGGGGGGTTTCCAGATCGACCTTGAGGGGACCCGCGCGGCAATGGGAAGTGCGAAGTTATTGTTCTGTTGTTCGCCGAATAATCCCACGGGAAACCTCCTGCGTGTGAGCGATATCGAGAAGCTCTGCACGGAGTTCACAGGGCTCGTCATCGTCGACCAGGCATATATTGAATTTGCCTCCTCCGGGGCGGCCGGCTGCGGCGATCTGATGCAGAATCGCGCCGGTCTGGAAAACCTTGTGATTCTGAGGACGCTCTCGAAGGGCTGGGGCCTTGCCGGTATCCGTCTGGGATACTGCATTGCCTCCCCTCAAATCGTCTCACACCTTCTCAGAATAAAATTCCCATATAACGTCGGTAGTGTCAGCTCCCGAATCGCCCTCGAGGCGTTGGACAAGGAAGAGTTCCTGCGGTCGTCCGTCCGGTCGGTCGTGAGGGAGCGCGAACTCCTCTCGGTCCGTTTGAAAGAGATCCGGGAGGTGGTCCGGGTTTACCCGAGCGATGCGAACTTCCTCCTTGTGGAGTTTCAGGACAGTCTGATCGCATTTGAACGTTTAAAAAGGGCGGGAATTATCGTGCGTCGCAGGAGCGAGCAACGCCTGAGGAATTGCCTGCGTATCACGGTCGGCACGCCGGATGAAAACACCCTGTTGGTTGAGACTCTCCGGGGGCTCACATGAAGAAGGTCGTGTTCGTCGACCGTGACGGGACAATTGTCGTCGAGCCGCGTGACAGGCAGGTGGATTCACTTGAGAAGGTTGAATTCGTCCCCGGGATTATCGGAGGCTTGCGCCTTCTGGTTGATTCCGGATTTACCCTCGTCATGGTCAGCAACCAGGATGGTTTGGGATCGCGGAGCTATCCGTCGAAATCGTTCAAGCTCGTACAGGCGAAGATATTGGGCCTCCTCGCAGGCGAAGGAATCAA encodes:
- the hisD gene encoding histidinol dehydrogenase, which encodes MIRLELEDIYSPESDKLIAREPILEGETASTVEAIVREVCSRGDAAIRAYTLKFDGVEIVDLEVTRREIDHAGDMLPPELKEAIGAAAETIRSFHQAQIPPTIGKETRPGVYCRREWRPIQRVGLYAPGGSAPLISTVLMLGIPATLAGCREILLCSPPNMSGEVEPGILYAARLAGVRRIFRAGGAQAIAAMSAGTETIPKVDKIFGPGNRFVAAAKARVSVGASGVEIDMLAGPTELLIIADDSANPRWVAADLLAQAEHGVDSRVVLVTTHSRIADAVEQECELQLPFLSRRQTIRCVLEAGPAIVVRTLSDAIEFSNRFAPEHLALAVREGERFVPKIQNAGAVFVGAAGSSVFGDYASGPNHTLPTGGTAVCRGGLTLESFMKPLFIETFTSEGVRSMSPIVMELARAERLDAHARAAEIRGEIA
- the hisC gene encoding histidinol-phosphate transaminase, with the protein product MIDRIIRSHLRGFHPYTSARSEFAALPGGGGGRTILLDANELSAGSPVACNGIPLNRYPDPMQQELRGRIAGRLRVSSDEIFLGVGSDEIIDLLVRLCCDPGTDSVVILGPTYGVYRVAANLNAVAVVDAELEGGFQIDLEGTRAAMGSAKLLFCCSPNNPTGNLLRVSDIEKLCTEFTGLVIVDQAYIEFASSGAAGCGDLMQNRAGLENLVILRTLSKGWGLAGIRLGYCIASPQIVSHLLRIKFPYNVGSVSSRIALEALDKEEFLRSSVRSVVRERELLSVRLKEIREVVRVYPSDANFLLVEFQDSLIAFERLKRAGIIVRRRSEQRLRNCLRITVGTPDENTLLVETLRGLT